From Chloracidobacterium sp. N, the proteins below share one genomic window:
- a CDS encoding bifunctional 3-deoxy-7-phosphoheptulonate synthase/chorismate mutase: MLVRQSSPSQHTTVTIAGVPVGGPSMVVIAGPCAAESETQLRTVAECLTRLDIRLLRAGVYKPRTSPYSFQGLQDEGLQLLHDIKRAYGLGIVSEVMSVAHLERACEVFDCFQVGSRNMQNFELLKALGQVRKPVLLKRGLAATIEELLGAAEYILAGGNQQVILCERGIRSFDPATRNVLDLGAVALLKRLTHLPVIVDPSHATGRRELVIPAARAAVAVGADGLIVECHPVPQQSVSDAAQALSLDELEQLVRETARVAQAVGRQLPCPVERAA; encoded by the coding sequence ATGCTCGTTCGCCAAAGTTCCCCGTCACAACATACGACGGTCACGATTGCCGGTGTCCCGGTGGGTGGGCCGTCCATGGTTGTGATTGCCGGCCCCTGTGCGGCCGAATCGGAAACCCAACTCCGCACCGTCGCAGAATGTCTGACCCGCCTCGACATCCGGTTGCTGCGGGCTGGTGTCTATAAGCCACGCACGTCGCCCTACAGCTTCCAAGGGCTTCAGGACGAAGGTCTCCAGCTTCTCCACGACATCAAGCGCGCCTACGGGCTGGGCATTGTCAGTGAAGTGATGTCGGTGGCCCACCTTGAACGCGCCTGTGAGGTCTTCGACTGTTTCCAGGTCGGCTCGCGCAACATGCAGAACTTTGAACTGCTCAAGGCGCTCGGGCAGGTACGCAAACCCGTCCTGCTCAAACGCGGCCTGGCCGCCACCATCGAGGAACTGCTCGGTGCAGCGGAGTACATTCTGGCCGGGGGCAATCAGCAGGTTATCCTGTGCGAACGCGGAATTCGCAGCTTCGACCCGGCCACGCGCAACGTCCTTGACCTGGGCGCGGTGGCACTGCTCAAGCGCCTGACGCACCTGCCGGTCATCGTTGATCCAAGCCATGCGACCGGTCGCCGGGAACTGGTCATCCCGGCTGCCCGGGCTGCCGTGGCGGTTGGGGCCGACGGTCTCATCGTGGAATGCCATCCTGTCCCCCAGCAGTCGGTTTCGGATGCCGCCCAGGCGTTGTCGCTCGATGAGCTGGAGCAGCTTGTCCGTGAAACAGCCCGTGTGGCGCAGGCGGTTGGCCGCCAGCTTCCCTGCCCAGTGGAGCGTGCGGCATGA
- the waaF gene encoding lipopolysaccharide heptosyltransferase II has product MMFQRLLVRGTNWVGDSIMTLPALRELRRLFPTAHLTLMVRPWVADLFADTSLADGLLLYDNRQESFLSGVAKLKAGRFDAAIFFQNAFEAAALATAARIPRRIGFATDGRRFLLTDAFPVTPATRRKHQLYFYLDLVAQLEAHLTGTNHVNYETPDYRLPVSAAAQAALDAKRPDLRQVAHPLAVVPGAANSRAKQWPAAAFTALLDRLAAEHDWPLFLVGAPGERPLCEAIRQGVQRPERVTVLAGELSLRESVALLSRCAAVVSNDTGPAYVAAALDRPLVTIFGPTDPNQISPFSPTARQVRKLVPCAPCLLKDCPIDHRCLTGVTPDMVYQALLAALGEHRGLHPAWRHARL; this is encoded by the coding sequence ATGATGTTTCAGCGGTTGCTCGTGCGCGGCACCAACTGGGTTGGCGACAGCATCATGACGCTCCCGGCGCTGCGCGAACTTCGGCGCTTGTTTCCCACGGCGCACCTGACGCTGATGGTACGCCCATGGGTAGCCGACCTGTTTGCCGACACATCTTTGGCCGACGGTCTGCTGCTGTACGACAACCGCCAGGAATCCTTCCTTTCCGGGGTGGCCAAACTCAAAGCCGGGCGCTTTGACGCCGCCATTTTCTTCCAGAACGCCTTTGAAGCCGCAGCACTGGCTACGGCCGCCCGCATTCCACGCCGTATCGGATTTGCCACCGATGGCCGCCGCTTCCTGCTGACGGATGCCTTCCCGGTGACGCCGGCCACCCGACGCAAGCACCAGCTATACTTCTATCTGGACCTCGTTGCCCAACTGGAAGCCCACCTGACGGGCACCAACCACGTCAACTATGAGACACCTGACTACCGGCTGCCCGTCTCAGCGGCGGCGCAGGCGGCCCTCGACGCCAAACGGCCCGATCTCCGGCAGGTTGCGCACCCGCTGGCAGTTGTTCCCGGCGCCGCCAACAGCCGCGCCAAACAGTGGCCGGCCGCGGCGTTTACCGCCCTGCTTGACCGGTTGGCCGCAGAGCATGACTGGCCGCTGTTTCTGGTGGGCGCGCCGGGTGAACGTCCCCTGTGTGAAGCCATCCGTCAGGGGGTGCAGCGCCCCGAACGGGTCACGGTCCTGGCCGGTGAACTGTCCCTGCGGGAAAGTGTGGCCCTGCTTTCCCGGTGCGCCGCCGTGGTTAGCAACGACACGGGCCCGGCCTATGTCGCGGCCGCGCTCGACCGTCCCCTCGTGACGATCTTCGGGCCGACTGACCCAAACCAGATTTCGCCCTTTTCGCCAACGGCGCGGCAGGTACGCAAGCTCGTTCCATGCGCGCCCTGCCTGCTCAAGGACTGCCCGATTGACCACCGCTGCCTGACCGGGGTGACGCCTGACATGGTGTATCAGGCGCTGCTTGCTGCCCTTGGGGAACATCGGGGCTTGCATCCGGCGTGGCGTCACGCTAGGCTGTAG
- a CDS encoding AbrB/MazE/SpoVT family DNA-binding domain-containing protein — protein sequence MLAKIQKWGNSLALRIPKVFAAEAQLQNDSLVEISIVEGKIIITPAPAPGWTLDALLAGITEDNLHPEVETGFAVGNEAW from the coding sequence ATGCTCGCAAAAATTCAGAAATGGGGTAACAGTCTTGCCCTGCGAATACCGAAAGTCTTTGCGGCTGAAGCTCAGCTTCAAAATGACTCACTTGTAGAAATCAGTATAGTCGAAGGCAAAATTATTATTACTCCGGCTCCAGCGCCAGGTTGGACGCTTGACGCATTGCTGGCAGGTATCACCGAGGACAATCTTCATCCCGAAGTCGAGACAGGTTTTGCCGTAGGAAATGAAGCCTGGTGA
- a CDS encoding CocE/NonD family hydrolase: MTRPPLQRRVWPALALALAFCGLFSLPLLPAVAAPPATARQATPPETFDVAAHYTKTEVRIPMRDGATLFTSIYAPRDTSRTYPILLNRTPYSCAPYGDAYRQRIGPSDEMMREGYIFVFQDVRGRYMSEGEFVNMRPHNPAKRGQEVDESSDTYDTIEWLIHNVPNNNGRVGMWGISYPGFYAAAGMIDAHPALKAVSPQAPIADWFIGDDMHHNGAFFLIDSFTFFSSFGQARPEPTTKTPPGFRFPTPDAYRFFLDVGSLRHIEERYFKGSIAFWTEMAAHPNYDAFWQARNLVPHMRRVAPAVLFVGGWFDAEDLYGPLKLYASTERQNPTVKNALVMGPWFHGGWARSDGRRLGPIDFGQPTAEFYRREIEARFFAHHLKDAPDPGLPEACIFQTGSNEWRRYAQYPPAGLKPARLYFRANGELSFDPPREPSGADEYLSDPRTPVPYTNQITNRRGITYMIEDQRFAAARPDVLTYQTPPLSAPVTMTGPLRAELFVTTTATDADFIVKLIDVFPDDTPDLPDLPPGVHLGGYQMLVRAEVMRAKFRDSFERPKPLRPGRVERIAFELQDVDHCFKPGHRIMVQVQSSWFPLVDRNPQVFLDNIFQARDSDFQPATHRIHRNARHASGLSVFLAP; encoded by the coding sequence ATGACACGTCCACCCCTGCAGCGTCGGGTCTGGCCGGCACTGGCGCTCGCTCTTGCCTTCTGTGGACTTTTCAGCCTGCCGCTTCTTCCAGCAGTTGCCGCGCCGCCGGCTACCGCCCGGCAGGCAACGCCACCCGAAACCTTTGACGTTGCGGCCCACTACACCAAGACTGAAGTCCGCATCCCCATGCGCGACGGGGCCACGCTCTTCACCAGCATCTATGCCCCGCGCGACACCTCGCGTACCTACCCGATCCTTCTCAACCGGACGCCCTACAGTTGCGCTCCCTATGGCGACGCCTACCGGCAACGCATCGGCCCCTCGGACGAAATGATGCGCGAGGGCTATATCTTCGTGTTTCAGGACGTACGCGGGCGCTACATGTCCGAAGGCGAGTTCGTCAACATGCGCCCCCACAACCCGGCCAAGCGCGGGCAGGAAGTGGATGAGTCATCTGACACCTACGACACCATCGAATGGCTTATCCACAACGTTCCCAACAACAACGGCCGGGTTGGCATGTGGGGCATCTCCTACCCGGGCTTTTATGCCGCCGCCGGGATGATTGACGCTCATCCGGCGCTCAAGGCGGTTTCCCCGCAGGCGCCCATCGCCGACTGGTTCATCGGCGATGACATGCACCACAACGGCGCTTTCTTTCTGATTGATTCCTTCACGTTCTTTTCTTCCTTCGGCCAGGCCCGTCCTGAACCTACTACCAAAACGCCGCCCGGCTTCCGTTTTCCGACGCCCGATGCCTACCGCTTCTTTCTCGATGTCGGCTCGCTGCGGCACATCGAGGAACGGTACTTCAAGGGCAGCATCGCGTTCTGGACTGAAATGGCGGCGCATCCCAACTACGATGCCTTCTGGCAGGCGCGCAATCTTGTGCCGCACATGAGGCGTGTCGCGCCGGCGGTGCTGTTCGTTGGCGGCTGGTTTGACGCTGAAGACCTCTACGGCCCACTCAAGCTCTATGCCAGCACAGAGCGCCAGAACCCGACAGTGAAAAACGCACTCGTCATGGGTCCCTGGTTTCACGGCGGCTGGGCGCGCAGCGACGGAAGACGCCTCGGCCCGATTGATTTTGGACAACCGACTGCGGAATTTTACCGCCGCGAGATCGAAGCCAGGTTTTTCGCCCACCACCTGAAGGACGCACCCGATCCCGGACTGCCCGAAGCTTGCATCTTTCAAACCGGCTCGAACGAATGGCGGCGTTACGCGCAGTATCCACCCGCCGGACTCAAACCGGCCCGGCTGTACTTCCGGGCCAACGGCGAACTGTCGTTTGATCCGCCCCGGGAACCCTCTGGCGCTGACGAGTATCTCAGTGACCCGCGCACCCCTGTGCCCTACACGAACCAGATTACAAACCGGCGCGGCATCACTTACATGATCGAAGACCAGCGTTTTGCTGCGGCACGGCCGGATGTGCTTACCTATCAGACGCCGCCTCTGTCGGCGCCGGTGACGATGACGGGGCCGCTGCGTGCCGAGCTGTTTGTCACCACGACGGCCACCGATGCCGATTTCATCGTCAAGCTCATAGACGTGTTTCCTGACGACACCCCGGACCTGCCCGACCTGCCGCCGGGCGTCCACCTGGGCGGTTATCAGATGCTGGTACGTGCTGAAGTCATGCGCGCGAAGTTCCGGGACAGCTTTGAGCGTCCGAAGCCGCTCCGGCCGGGACGTGTCGAACGCATTGCCTTTGAGCTTCAGGATGTTGACCACTGCTTCAAGCCCGGACACCGCATCATGGTACAGGTACAGAGTTCGTGGTTTCCCCTTGTTGACCGCAACCCACAGGTTTTTCTGGACAACATCTTTCAGGCGCGTGACAGCGATTTCCAGCCGGCGACGCACCGCATACACCGCAATGCCCGCCATGCCTCCGGTCTCAGTGTTTTCCTTGCCCCCTGA
- a CDS encoding adenine phosphoribosyltransferase: MDELRRLIREIPDFPKPGILFYDITTLLKDSRGLKLAVNRMSEALANQPVDVVIGVEARGFIFAPPLAYQLGAGFVPVRKPKKLPGEVERISYDLEYGSDTLEIHRDAIQPGQRVVIADDLLATGGTAAATAALVEKLGGEVVGLTFLVELTFLGGREKLARYPVTSLLTYDR, encoded by the coding sequence ATGGACGAGTTACGACGCCTGATTCGTGAGATTCCTGATTTTCCCAAGCCCGGCATTCTTTTTTACGACATTACGACCCTGCTCAAAGACTCCCGTGGCCTGAAGCTGGCCGTCAACCGGATGAGCGAAGCCTTGGCCAACCAACCTGTTGATGTGGTCATTGGTGTTGAGGCGCGTGGCTTCATCTTTGCCCCGCCGCTGGCTTACCAGCTTGGCGCGGGCTTTGTGCCTGTGCGGAAGCCCAAAAAGCTGCCCGGCGAAGTCGAGCGTATCAGTTATGACCTCGAATACGGTAGTGACACACTGGAAATTCACCGGGACGCCATCCAGCCGGGCCAGCGGGTCGTGATTGCGGATGACCTTCTGGCAACCGGTGGAACAGCCGCCGCCACCGCCGCGCTGGTGGAAAAGCTGGGGGGCGAAGTCGTCGGTTTGACCTTTCTCGTCGAGCTGACCTTCCTTGGGGGGCGTGAAAAACTCGCCCGGTATCCGGTTACATCCCTGCTCACCTACGACCGATAG
- a CDS encoding acylphosphatase, whose protein sequence is MAVIARHFRITGRVQGVGYRYFVLCVARELGIVGWVRNLPDGSVEAWAKGSPNVLETFQHELSFGPYNAQVTGIEVTEADASIKYDEFRILR, encoded by the coding sequence ATGGCGGTCATCGCACGACACTTTCGCATCACGGGGCGGGTGCAGGGCGTCGGCTATCGGTATTTCGTCCTGTGTGTGGCGCGTGAACTTGGCATCGTCGGATGGGTGCGCAATCTTCCCGATGGAAGCGTCGAAGCCTGGGCCAAAGGGTCTCCGAATGTCCTGGAAACTTTCCAGCACGAGTTGAGTTTTGGCCCCTACAACGCCCAGGTGACTGGCATTGAGGTCACGGAAGCCGATGCTTCCATCAAATATGATGAGTTCCGTATCCTGCGGTAG
- a CDS encoding DUF4157 domain-containing protein, producing the protein MRTSLRLLAMALGGRPWEGTPPPGWQRLPAATCRQLQPFFPELDLGRDVLWRVDGLPWWVRRLAVVPPVAITFGFLVWVVPGWYAPGTPAGLELIAHELTHVVQYRRHGYFGFTLRYGLEFLANILRGDSLAHAYENITFEVEARAHAAAVAGQYLFV; encoded by the coding sequence ATGCGGACCTCACTGCGTCTTCTCGCCATGGCCCTTGGAGGGCGTCCGTGGGAAGGAACGCCACCCCCCGGATGGCAGCGCCTGCCGGCAGCGACCTGCCGGCAGTTACAGCCTTTCTTTCCAGAGCTGGACCTTGGCCGGGATGTTCTCTGGCGCGTGGATGGGCTTCCGTGGTGGGTTCGCCGCCTGGCGGTCGTGCCGCCCGTGGCGATTACCTTTGGCTTCCTTGTCTGGGTCGTTCCAGGGTGGTATGCCCCCGGCACGCCAGCCGGGCTGGAACTCATTGCCCATGAACTGACCCACGTCGTCCAGTACCGCCGTCACGGGTATTTCGGCTTCACGCTGCGCTATGGGCTGGAGTTTCTCGCCAACATCCTGCGCGGCGACAGCCTGGCCCATGCCTATGAAAACATCACCTTTGAGGTCGAGGCGCGCGCCCACGCCGCGGCTGTCGCCGGACAATACCTTTTCGTTTGA
- a CDS encoding RNA-binding protein, whose translation MKLYVGNLSFQTTSEDLRSYFSQAGAVESALVVEDRDTNRSRGFGFVEFASSEDGNRAIEMFHGTEFNGRTLTVNEARPREERNGGGYGGGGNRRGGGYGGGGRRGGGGGYGRGGW comes from the coding sequence ATGAAGCTTTACGTTGGCAATTTGAGTTTTCAGACCACCAGTGAGGACCTGCGCAGCTATTTCTCACAGGCTGGAGCTGTGGAGTCGGCACTGGTCGTCGAGGACCGTGACACGAACCGCTCACGCGGTTTTGGTTTCGTCGAGTTCGCCTCAAGTGAAGATGGCAATCGGGCCATCGAAATGTTCCACGGCACCGAGTTCAACGGACGGACGCTGACCGTCAACGAAGCCCGCCCGCGTGAAGAGCGGAACGGCGGCGGCTATGGCGGTGGCGGCAACCGTCGCGGTGGTGGTTACGGCGGTGGCGGCCGGCGCGGTGGCGGTGGCGGTTACGGTCGTGGCGGCTGGTAA
- the selD gene encoding selenide, water dikinase SelD, which produces MTSTIRLTKLAKRAGCAAKQPPGYLFSLLGQLPPLRDPQVLVGSATADDAAVYRLTDDLALVLTTDFFTPIVDDPTDFGAIAAANALSDVYAMGGTPRVALNLVGFPDDRLPPEVLGDILRGAAAVAEAAGVSIVGGHTIKSEEPIYGLAVVGTVAPDRMLTNAAGRPGDWLVLTKPIGVGVITTAAKNDVDTLGAIGEAIQLMRTLNRAAAEAACAVGVRAATDVTGFGLLGHLRNLAHASGCAAEVDLTDVPILAAARHYAAEGIVPGGTHANRRFLQDWTTYAPEVTETDQLLLCDAQTSGGLLLAVAPETVEDLVRELKRRQTPCAARIGRLAAGTPGRLTVHRS; this is translated from the coding sequence ATGACTTCAACTATCCGCCTGACGAAACTGGCCAAGCGGGCCGGTTGTGCCGCCAAGCAACCACCGGGCTACCTGTTTTCCCTGCTGGGACAGCTTCCACCGCTCCGCGATCCGCAGGTGCTGGTGGGCAGCGCCACGGCCGATGACGCCGCCGTGTACCGGCTGACCGACGATCTGGCGCTCGTGCTGACAACGGACTTTTTCACGCCCATCGTGGACGACCCAACCGACTTTGGAGCCATCGCCGCCGCCAATGCGCTCAGCGACGTGTATGCCATGGGCGGCACGCCACGGGTGGCGCTCAACCTGGTCGGTTTTCCCGATGACCGGCTGCCACCGGAGGTTCTCGGCGACATCCTGCGCGGCGCAGCCGCCGTGGCGGAAGCGGCCGGGGTCAGTATCGTCGGCGGTCACACCATCAAAAGCGAAGAACCCATCTACGGGCTGGCCGTAGTCGGTACAGTTGCGCCCGACCGGATGCTGACCAACGCCGCCGGACGACCGGGCGACTGGCTGGTGCTGACCAAACCCATCGGGGTGGGCGTCATCACCACGGCCGCCAAAAACGACGTGGACACGCTGGGCGCCATCGGTGAAGCCATCCAACTGATGCGGACCCTCAACCGTGCGGCCGCCGAAGCCGCCTGCGCCGTCGGCGTCCGGGCAGCGACGGATGTCACCGGCTTCGGGCTTCTGGGCCACCTGCGCAATCTGGCCCACGCCAGTGGTTGCGCGGCAGAAGTTGACCTGACGGACGTTCCCATCCTGGCGGCGGCGCGACACTATGCGGCGGAGGGCATCGTTCCCGGCGGCACGCATGCCAACCGGCGTTTCCTGCAGGACTGGACGACCTACGCGCCGGAAGTAACCGAAACCGACCAACTGCTGCTGTGCGACGCGCAGACTTCGGGCGGTCTGCTGCTGGCCGTTGCGCCGGAAACAGTAGAAGACCTCGTCAGAGAGCTGAAGCGCCGCCAGACGCCATGCGCCGCCCGGATCGGCCGCCTGGCAGCCGGGACGCCAGGGCGGCTGACCGTCCACCGCTCATAA
- a CDS encoding RNA polymerase sigma factor: MDDASLPTESPPLPDAEAFRHWFDRYARSVFNFLCALVGRRELAEELTQETFVRAYEQRATLRDRARVAAWLFGIARNVSREHVREYARWDSLDDIFDGERQPEPTDGTTPDAQLLDAELRFVVRAALAKLEPDKCMVFVLRTFEQYSYEDIAAITGFSVGKVKTDLHRARLEMRRHVRPYLSAGQGGN; this comes from the coding sequence ATGGACGATGCGTCCCTACCGACTGAATCACCACCGCTCCCGGATGCGGAAGCCTTTCGTCACTGGTTCGACCGGTATGCCCGTTCGGTATTCAACTTCCTGTGTGCGCTGGTCGGCCGGCGGGAACTGGCCGAGGAGCTGACCCAGGAGACTTTCGTGCGGGCCTATGAGCAGCGCGCCACCCTGCGGGATCGCGCCCGTGTGGCGGCGTGGTTGTTTGGGATTGCACGCAATGTGTCGCGTGAGCATGTCCGTGAATATGCCCGCTGGGATTCGTTGGATGACATCTTTGACGGCGAGCGCCAACCGGAACCGACGGATGGCACAACCCCCGATGCGCAGCTTCTCGATGCCGAACTGCGCTTCGTCGTACGGGCGGCGCTGGCAAAGCTTGAACCCGACAAGTGCATGGTGTTCGTCCTGCGAACGTTCGAGCAGTACAGCTATGAGGACATTGCCGCGATCACAGGCTTTTCGGTTGGCAAGGTCAAGACGGACCTGCATCGCGCGCGGTTGGAAATGCGCCGCCACGTCCGACCGTACCTGTCGGCAGGACAGGGAGGTAACTGA
- a CDS encoding anti-sigma factor, with amino-acid sequence MDCERCLEQLDAYLDGELDAPDASLLSAHLRQCPNCQAEYRAREWENRLYRDMAAGVSLPEGLWPRIAAGLAAVDEREQRRSGGGRTNWFRPELSGWWRLGLALGCLLVLAVGLWFWLRPAVPAEPLLAQGPTPPSLSDTGDLPRTLPPAGTPSAGSETLAPADTVIIEPPRRRTGMTSPPPVRERPPSEAEQILSQVEQTYLVVIERLQSQARLRRMKLDPATRTAIDQTLAGLDAQIAQTREVVCQSSTDPAALHFLLTAYRKKAELLSEIIVMTEGGGS; translated from the coding sequence ATGGATTGTGAACGTTGCCTCGAACAACTTGATGCCTATCTGGATGGTGAACTCGACGCGCCGGACGCCAGCCTGCTGTCCGCCCACCTGCGCCAGTGTCCGAACTGTCAGGCGGAGTACCGCGCCCGCGAATGGGAAAACCGGCTGTACCGTGACATGGCCGCCGGGGTTTCACTCCCGGAGGGGTTGTGGCCGCGCATTGCTGCCGGCCTTGCGGCGGTGGACGAGCGTGAACAGCGTCGGTCAGGTGGGGGGCGTACGAACTGGTTCCGACCGGAACTGTCTGGCTGGTGGCGGCTGGGGCTGGCGCTGGGGTGCCTTCTGGTGCTGGCCGTTGGACTCTGGTTCTGGCTGCGTCCGGCCGTTCCGGCAGAGCCGCTTCTGGCTCAGGGTCCGACTCCGCCCAGCCTGTCGGATACCGGCGACTTGCCGCGCACATTGCCGCCCGCAGGCACTCCATCGGCGGGTTCAGAAACATTGGCGCCAGCGGATACTGTCATCATTGAGCCACCCCGGCGGCGTACGGGAATGACAAGCCCGCCACCCGTACGCGAGCGCCCGCCCTCCGAGGCGGAGCAGATTCTCTCCCAGGTGGAACAAACCTATCTCGTGGTCATCGAGCGCCTTCAGTCCCAGGCCCGGTTACGGCGCATGAAGCTCGATCCGGCGACACGGACGGCCATAGACCAGACTCTGGCCGGACTGGATGCCCAGATTGCACAGACCCGGGAGGTTGTCTGCCAGTCGTCAACCGATCCGGCCGCCCTGCACTTTCTGTTGACGGCCTATCGCAAGAAGGCGGAATTGCTAAGTGAAATCATTGTCATGACCGAGGGGGGAGGTTCCTGA